One Glycine max cultivar Williams 82 chromosome 8, Glycine_max_v4.0, whole genome shotgun sequence genomic window, ATGACCTTGaaaacttataatttaaattctttttttcattctcaaaaCAAGGTTTGatcctaaataattaattttctagatAGAAAAGTGTTGGTAAGATCAAGTGTAGGcccaaacacatttttttgataaaaaaaaaaggtttaatttaGGATACAATTCATAGTCATAAAATTTGGTAATCGTCATATAACTAGATCTTAATTtatacaatataattttattatgttagtAGGTtccttaaattaaatataagaactatgataaaaaaaatataattaagacagtatctaaattaattttaagaataaaacattttcaagtaTAATTGATCATCACTGATACTTAAAAAGAAGTTCTTTTATTAGTTTGATATATGAACTATTGTATCTTTGTAAAGAAGTACacattattttattgtattttcattataatcgtatgtttttaatattgtgACAATAAATCTCTGCTGGAGGCAGAGATCTGTAACTGACTGTAGTGTGACACATACAAACAAAAATGGTACTGTGTACTGGTGAAACACAAACTCGCAACCTGACTAACAGGAGTGAGAGCAGGAGCTCACTAATCAGAACATTTCCGGTGTGTCTTCAAGGTCTGTAGATTTATTTTGTACATTAGGAACTTGAGTTTATAATGACAGAAGACAATTTCTTTATGTAATTATTCACAAAACATGAGTTGGGTCAAAGTAACAAGGTGTTACACCAAACATAAACAAAGATNNNNNNNNNNNNNNNNNNNNNNNNNNNNNNNNNNNNNNNNNNNNNNNNNNNNNNNNNNNNNNNNNNNNNNNNNNNNNNNNNNNNNNNNNNNNNNNNNNNNNNNNNNNNNNNNNNNNNNNNNNNNNNNNNNNNNNNNNNNNNNNNNNNNNNNNNNNNNNNNNNNNNNNNNNNNNNNNNNNNNNNNNNNNNNNNNNNNNNNNNNNNNNNNNNNNNNNNNNNNNNNNNNNNNNNNNNNNNNNNNNNNNNNNNNNNNNNNNNNNNNNNNNNNNNNNNNNNNNNNNNNNNNNNNNNNNNNNNNNNNNNNNNNNNNNNNNNNNNNNNNNNNNNNNNNNNNNNNNNNNNNNNNNNNNNNNNNNNNNNNNNNNNNNNNNNNNNNNNNNNNNNNNNNNNNNNNNNNNNNNNNNNNNNNNNNNNNNNNNNNNNNNNNNNNNNNNNNNNNNNNNNNNNNNNNNNNNNNNNNNNNNNNNNNNNNNNNNNNNNNNNNNNNNNNNNNNNNNNNNNNNNNNNNNNNNNNNNNNNNNNNNNNNNNNNNNNNNNNNNNNNNNNNNNNNNNNNNNNNNNNNNNNNNNNNNNNNNNNNNNNNNNNNNNNNNNNNNNNNNNNNNNNNNNNNNNNNNNNNNNNNNNNNNNNNNNNNNNNNNNNNNNNNNNNNNNNNNNNNNNNNNNNNNNNNNNNNNNNNNNNNNNNNNNNNNNNNNNNNNNNNNNNNNNNNNNNNNNNNNNNNNNNNNNNNNNNNNNNNNNNNNNNNNNNNNNNNNNNNNNNNNNNNNNNNNNNNNNNNNNNNNNNNNNNNNNNNNNNNNNNNNNNNNNNNNNNNNNNNNNNNNNNNNNNNNNNNNNNNNNNNNNNNNNNNNNNNNNNNNNNNNNNNNNNNNNNNNNNNNNNNNNNNNNNNNNNNNNNNNNNNNNNNNNNNNNNNNNNNNNNNNNNNNNNNNNNNNNNNNNNNNNNNNNNNNNNNNNNNNNNNNNNNNNNNNNNNNNNNNNNNNNNNNNNNNNNNNNNNNNNNNNNNNNNNNNNNNNNNNNNNNNNNNNNNNNNNNNNNNNNNNNNNNNNNNNNNNNNNNNNNNNNNNNNNNNNNNNNNNNNNNNNNNNNNNNNNNNNNNNNNNNNNNNNNNNNNNNNNNNNNNNNNNNNNNNNNNNNNNNNNNNNNNNNNNNNNNNNNNNNNNNNNNNNNNNNNNNNNNNNNNNNNNNNNNNNNNNNNNNNNNNNNNNNNNNNNNNNNNNNNNNNNNNNNNNNNNNNNNNNNNNNNNNNNNNNNNNNNNNNNNNNNNNNNNNNNNNNNNNNNNNNNNNNNNNNNNNNNNNNNNNNNNNNNNNNNNNNNNNNNNNNNNNNNNNNNNNNNNNNNNNNNNNNNNNNNNNNNNNNNNNNNNNNNNNNNNNNNNNNNNNNNNNNNNNNNNNNNNNNNNNNNNNNNNNNNNNNNNNNNNNNNNNNNNNNNNNNNNNNNNNNNNNNNNNNNNNNNNNNNNNNNNNNNNNNNNNNNNNNNNNNNNNNNNNNNNNNNNNNNNNNNNNNNNNNNNNNNNNNNNNNNNNNNNNNNNNNNNNNNNNNNNNNNNNNNNNNNNNNNNNNNNNNNNNNNNNNNNNNNNNNNNNNNNNNNNNNNNNNNNNNNNNNNNNNNNNNNNNNNNNNNNNNNNNNNNNNNNNNNNNNNNNNNNNNNNNNNNNNNNNNNNNNNNNNNNNNNNNNNNNNNNNNNNNNNNNNNNNNNNNNNNNNNNNNNNNNNNNNNNNNNNNNNNNNNNNNNNNNNNNNNNNNNNNNNNNNNNNNNNNNNNNNNNNNNNNNNNNNNNNNNNNNNNNNNNNNNNNNNNNNNNNNNNNNNNNNNNNNNNNNNNNNNNNNNNNNNNNNNNNNNNNNNNNNNNNNNNNNNNNNNNNNNNNNNNNNNNNNNNNNNNNNNNNNNNNNNNNNNNNNNNNNNNNNNNNNNNNNNNNNNNNNNNNNNNNNNNNNNNNNNNNNNNNNNNNNNNNNNNNNNNNNNNNNNNNNNNNNNNNNNNNNNNNNNNNNNNNNNNNNNNNNNNNNNNNNNNNNNNNNNNNNNNNNNNNNNNNNNNNNNNNNNNNNNNNNNNNNNNNNNNaaattaattataataaaattaaatagactTAATAAGTTTAAAGAAAACATgtgttgattaaaaatataatattttacattatttttcaattttaatatttatatatgtttcactactaaattttttaaaaaaagataattttatttatgtacatttatttttcaaaagatattACATCGTTATTATTACTTGaatgaacaaaaaattacaataaattttaatatacttaattttaaggataaaattaattcaattaaaaatataattaatcaaatttctcattaatgatataattacatttaacatagtactaaatatttaaaaattattatttttatttatataaataaataaatataaaatgatatatatatatatatatatatatatatatatatatatatatatatatatatatataattttaaaaaaaatctgtgCAACGCACGGGTTAAAAGTCtagttttcaaatgattttgaaGGTTTTTAAATGTGATGTAAAGGATTACACTGAAATATGtcattttggatatttttattcaatgaaaaaGGGAAAACAGCTTAGTTTCCATCTCTTTCCctttgcttcttttttcttatgattTCTTTCCCTCCTTTCTTCTCCCAATTCCTAAATACACCCTATGGAGCACAAATGAGGAAAATGGATTGAGTGGGAGAAACTAGAACACTTCAACCACAACCAAGTTCCTAGTGGTTCGAATAAAAGaaaggactgaaaagaagaaaaactcaTGCTCTTTATTTTTCAGAAACCCACAAGTTATTTAAATGCTTGATTTTCAGAGAGCTTCACACAAATTACTATTGCTAGCAAATATGAtaacctttttaaaagtctcctaagtattttttttttccatgccATAGATTTAATTTAATGGGGATGGTAATTGACTAACAAACAGATCTTGGTTGTGGGGTCCCCCCATTAATGTTCATGGATTAGTAGATTTACTATTGTtccaaaagaaaatcaaaattgtaGTTAATTGCTGATGATGATAGACATTAATAGTAACAATGACGGTTACACCATACAAGAGAAAAGATTTAGGAGCAATGTATTTATGATGAAGACTGAAGAGAGCAAATGAAAGGGACTTCCCAACCCCCCCAATTGCATTTTCAAGATGTATAAACAAGTAAAACGTAAAATAGATGAAAATGGAGAATGAGGGTGCAGTTTCCATTTCCTTGTCAAAGTAAAGCACACCCCACCAccaattcccaatcaaaagacAAGCAAGCAGTGTctaacttttcttttctcagctttctcttttccttaaagtaccatctctctctcttttctccttGTGTTGTTGGAGGGTGTGTTATTTAGTGTTCTTCCAAGTTCTAATATAGTTTCACTTGCTCCATACGTACTCCACACAGGATTCTCTTACTatgaaaatacttttatatGGTAAAGGCTCCCTCAAATGCATGCCAAGTACTATTCCAATTTGATTCACTTCATGGTTCTTCTTGGAGAAATAAACATGTATCTCAAAGGGTGTCATCTTGGAATTAGTCATCTCCATCCAATTGAGCATTTAGTTTATTAGAACCTACCATTTCAACTCTCAAGTCTTAACACACAAGGTTACAAAAAGTGGTCTCGAGTGCAATTTTGGCCGCAACATTAAGGTTTTTGGACTCTACACGATCACATTTGCTGCATTTGTCTGTAATTTCCCCGTAATATCAAGGATCACAACAGAACTGTAATCGcaactgcaatttaaaaccttgaacAGAACCATACAAGATAGAGTCACCATGCCATTTGGTTTGGTCTCAGCATGGAACAAGCGTCGAAGAAGCATGTCTCACGATCATTCAGACCCTTGTATTTTCTTCCtccttttcttgtttttaatgTTGTAATTAAGCTTGTACTAAGTGATATCTCCTTGCAACATCAACTAGTAACAAATTATACATATTCATTCTCTTTACAGGGATTTATAAACCTGCAGAGTTTTGGCAACTTGAAGATCAAACACCACAACCTACAAAAAGGAGGCATAGATCATCTGTTTTCACACTCAAGGAGATGGAAGAGGCAACATGTTCATTAAGTGATGATAATCTGCTTGGAAAAGGAGGATTTGGCAGGGTCTACAGGGCCACTTTGAAGTCAGGAGAGGTAATGTGTTTTGGATATaacttatttacttattttctctctaattATAGAACTCTTTCAACTAATTCACATCccttaaaaataatagttaatttaattaattttaataatagttaatttaattaattaaattaaatctgtcaattatttgtattattataaaaaaataatcaattttttattttcttatccacttaattgtttctcattaatgtttgaacataaaataattaagtaagaatatttaggaaaagaaataattaatacatctaaaaatttgaaaaaaattttataaaaagagacaataaatttctaaaaaaaagtcttataattAAGGACAAAACGAATATAATTCAAAAGAATTCTTCATATATAATTCTCAAAATTTTGCTTAACATAAGTTGTAGCTTCCTTAAGGTAACCATGTTTCTGGTAATAATTGGCAATACCATCACTAAATTCAAATAGCACACAGATTGAGTCATATGAAAGTACTATATGACTCCATATATGTGATCTTTAGCCACAAATAAATACATACTAATGCATTTCCCTCTGAAGGTTGTAGCAataaagaaaatggagctgCCAGCAATTAAAGCAGCAGAAGGGGAGCGCGAATTCCGCGTAGAGGTTGACATATTGAGCAGACTTGACCACCCAAATCTTGTTTCTTTGATAGGATACTGTGCTGATGGGAAGCATAGATTCTTAGTTTATGATTATATGCATAATGGGAACCTGCAAGATCATCTGAATGGTAAGTCATGTACTCAAAATCCACATTATGTGAAAATTTTCTTACATCCAACTTCTATTAAACAACGTCTAATTTTAGGAAttggagaaagaaaaatggatTGGCCACTGAGACTCAAAGTGGCATTTGGAGCTGCAAAAGGGCTTGCTTATCTTCATTCAAGTTCTTGTCTTGGAATTCCTATTGTTCATAGAGATTTCAAATCCACCAATGTTCTCTTAGATGCCAATTTTGAagcaaaggtaaaaaaaaaaaaaaaactcccagCAATGACTTATGACATGTTTTTACATATACCATAATGTATAAGTACCGAGTCAAAATTAACAATCATGTTGTAGATATCTGATTTTGGGCTTGCCAAACTAATGCCAGAAGGACAGGAAACACATGTTACTGCCAGAGTACTTGGCACCTTTGGCTATTTTGACCCCGAGTATACTTCGGTACGAATCCATGCCACAAGGATCAATTCTTTTTTTGCAATCACATTTTGTGCATATGGTGTATGATGTTTTCTATTCATAAGTGATACAGTCATGCCACACCTGCTAGTAGTTGTTGTATTAATTATGAGGAATACTAGCGATTCTACCTGGGTCTCTCTCTTTCTAACCtctttttatgattgattgaaatttattgaaaattaccaATTTTGGTGGATCTTACctcttatttaatgatttttttttcctgatttaGAAGTGAGACCCATCAAATTTGGTGATTTTCAATAAAGTTCAATTAGAGTGTTAGAAAGAGAGTATTGCTATCATTTCTCATTAACTATTAGTTTAGTACACTTCAGAAGGTACATTACCCACTCAAACTAAGCCAGAAAATTTAGGACCAACTGATACAGAAAAAATAGGCTTGAAATAaaatgtttggtttggttctctTTAGAAACATAAGACGAAATTCTTCATCCATtgcaaaagaatttttttttcctaatagaTTATCAGTAAATGATTCtgtgaatatttttgtttatacaaCAGATTTGGGTTAGAATCACAGAAAGGCTCAGTATCTGGTTTAGATGGCTTTAAAACCAAGTTGTTTCTTATTCTCtagtatattttctttgttttgttttccccATGCAACCAAAATACCAAACATGATACACCAACTAAACCTTTTAGATAGGCAGATAAATAGGAGTTTTCTTGTCTAGAGGGCTTCCATAGGAGGAGGTGTAAAGAGTTAAACCATTTTCAGGTCATTCCCTTCTAGCTTAATCTTCAGGTTAAGTGATTCTGACAACCTGTATATACCgtagttttcttgtttttttttttttttcctttcctgttttttttttcatcggTAAATGTTACTTGTTaatagtttgttttttgtcGGAAGAGGGAATCGAACTCACAACCTTTCTTCCCTCCCTTCTCTTTATACTACCAAACTAACTTTAtaacttccttttcttttttccgtCCCCTGTTGTTTCTTGTAGAGTCTAGCTTGAACAGAAGTTACACATGACACAACTAGAATAGGAACAAATGTTCCAACTCATAAGAAGCACTTTGTTTTACTAATCACAACCTTTAAAAAAGTAGAGCAGAACAAGTAGATTTTACCATAATTGGATATGGCTTGAAGTTAAAACTGATCAAATTCTAAAGTGGATACATAGATAGATAGCCAGTGGTACTTACAATTGAATATTGCCACCAAAATTGGTTTAATTATCTATCTACCAATCTCGCTATCTCTCTACGCATAGAAACGGAACATTTCCATAACTCAAACGAAAACGGGTACATCATCATTAACAACACTAATATATCACCCA contains:
- the LOC100820613 gene encoding probable serine/threonine-protein kinase PBL28, yielding MPFGLVSAWNKRRRSMSHDHSDPWIYKPAEFWQLEDQTPQPTKRRHRSSVFTLKEMEEATCSLSDDNLLGKGGFGRVYRATLKSGEVVAIKKMELPAIKAAEGEREFRVEVDILSRLDHPNLVSLIGYCADGKHRFLVYDYMHNGNLQDHLNGIGERKMDWPLRLKVAFGAAKGLAYLHSSSCLGIPIVHRDFKSTNVLLDANFEAKISDFGLAKLMPEGQETHVTARVLGTFGYFDPEYTSTGKLTLQSDVYAFGVVLLELLTGRRAVDLNQGPNDQNLVLQVRHLLNDRKKLLKVIDPEMARNSYTMESIFTFANLASRCVRSESNERPSMVDCVKEIQMIMYTNSKGLGMVMHRLRLV